Proteins encoded in a region of the Hypanus sabinus isolate sHypSab1 chromosome 12, sHypSab1.hap1, whole genome shotgun sequence genome:
- the LOC132402525 gene encoding cystatin-like, translating to MAAWQLAFAVFSVVLLSVCAETRHRVQEIEQLAQSQHGNPLLLKVDTNDKQLQYIANLALEQFSSEKGSLFRIMQYVDTKAQVLEGILYIMDVFIGKTSCPAVRAGVNGEDCKIVQSTGASEFFMCHFVLWSVPPSKEQTTLKQSCVKMNI from the exons ATGGCTGCCTGGCAGTTGGCATTCGCTGTCTTCTCTGTCGTTCTTCTGTCTGTCTGCGCTGAGACCAGGCACCGAGTTCAAGAGATAGAGCAGCTTGCCCAATCTCAGCATGGCAACCCATTGCTTCTGAAAGTTGACACAAACGACAAGCAGCTGCAGTATATTGCAAATTTGGCCCTGGAACAATTCAGCTCCGAGAAAGGCTCTCTGTTCAGGATCATGCAGTATGTGGATACCAAGGCACAG GTGCTTGAGGGAATTCTCTACATAATGGATGTCTTCATTGGGAAGACAAGCTGTCCAGCTGTTAGAGCTGGAGTGAACGGAGAAGACTGCAAGATCGTTCAAAGCACTGGAGCATCCGAG TTCTTCATGTGCCACTTTGTGCTTTGGTCCGTTCCTCCTTCTAAAGAGCAAACAACTCTGAAACAAAGCTGTGTGAAAATGAATATCTAA